The proteins below come from a single Rhizobium sp. BT04 genomic window:
- a CDS encoding ABC transporter permease: MNILRNTSYLSVIAAGQMLVIVVGGFDISVGAVIALTSVISTLSIVHFLDVLPDFTITSIVFGCVAGMLIAGLIGLANGVCVAILRAPPFIVTIGTMSIAVGLAEYLSGGTPLYGLPEIFTDTIGRGRIHGVPIVLLIAAVIVTILGYVLTSTRTGRCFYAVGGNERGAHFSGVNVPLHIILAYGLSSLLASATGLLLTARVGSGEATLGSSMMLDSIAAAILAGVSLKGGSGRLSMVILGASFLSVIANGMNLIRVDSRYQVILVGTIVIAAAALDNFKRLRSTNL, from the coding sequence ATGAACATCCTGCGCAATACGTCCTATCTCTCTGTGATCGCGGCCGGCCAGATGCTCGTCATCGTAGTCGGCGGCTTCGACATATCTGTGGGCGCCGTCATCGCCCTGACAAGCGTCATCAGCACCTTGTCGATTGTCCATTTCCTCGACGTCCTGCCGGACTTCACCATCACCAGCATCGTATTCGGCTGCGTTGCCGGCATGCTGATCGCCGGCCTGATCGGTCTGGCGAACGGCGTCTGCGTTGCGATCCTGCGCGCGCCTCCATTCATCGTCACCATCGGTACGATGTCGATCGCAGTTGGCCTTGCCGAATATCTGTCGGGCGGCACGCCGCTTTACGGGCTTCCGGAAATCTTCACCGACACGATTGGTCGCGGTCGCATTCACGGCGTACCAATTGTCCTGCTAATCGCTGCGGTCATCGTGACGATCCTCGGCTATGTGCTCACCTCGACCAGAACGGGGCGATGCTTCTATGCCGTCGGTGGCAATGAGCGTGGCGCGCATTTCTCCGGTGTAAACGTGCCGCTCCATATCATTCTCGCGTACGGACTGAGCAGTCTTCTGGCCTCGGCGACGGGGCTGCTTCTGACCGCACGTGTCGGCTCGGGCGAGGCGACGCTTGGAAGCTCGATGATGCTAGACAGTATTGCCGCCGCCATCCTGGCGGGCGTTTCTCTCAAAGGCGGCTCCGGGCGCCTGTCGATGGTGATCCTGGGCGCGTCGTTTCTATCGGTGATTGCCAATGGCATGAATCTCATTCGCGTCGACAGCCGCTATCAGGTGATCCTCGTTGGCACGATCGTCATTGCAGCGGCCGCGCTCGACAACTTCAAACGCCTGCGGAGCACAAATCTATGA
- a CDS encoding ABC transporter permease has protein sequence MKAVDLIPSSPIRALGMPIVILALFALFALLQPAMASFANLENLLKQTSLLFMLAAAQLLVLICRGFDLSVGANVSLVSVVSCMVMVAMPEHAQVSIATAVLVALAIGCAIGAVNGLLIAYLEINPFVVTLGTMSILTGLATTISNGFPVFGVPEAFTYVFNQSRPLGLPAPLVAAIALAALLHLLLTRTTFGRILYLIGDNARAAMVAGRNVKLHLFLAYSGCGAIAALAGLMMTAGTGSGEPNLGTSLVLNSIAAAVVGGASLRGGVGSVQAPILGALLVTIVSVGMNLAQIDGSLQSVIIGFIVIVAAFTGTIGEKLRR, from the coding sequence ATGAAAGCGGTTGATTTGATCCCGTCGAGCCCGATCCGTGCCCTAGGCATGCCGATAGTGATCCTGGCACTGTTTGCGTTATTCGCGCTTCTGCAACCCGCCATGGCATCCTTTGCCAACCTAGAGAACCTGCTCAAGCAGACATCACTTCTGTTCATGCTGGCCGCAGCCCAGCTCCTGGTGTTGATCTGCCGCGGGTTCGATCTTTCGGTCGGAGCCAATGTTTCTCTCGTCTCGGTTGTTTCCTGTATGGTCATGGTGGCGATGCCGGAGCACGCGCAGGTCTCGATCGCGACCGCGGTGCTGGTGGCGCTCGCGATTGGCTGCGCCATCGGCGCTGTGAACGGGCTTCTGATCGCCTATCTCGAAATCAATCCCTTTGTCGTCACGCTCGGGACGATGAGCATCCTCACCGGTCTGGCAACGACAATCTCAAACGGCTTCCCGGTGTTCGGCGTCCCCGAGGCGTTCACATATGTGTTCAATCAGTCCCGGCCTCTGGGGCTACCGGCCCCGCTGGTGGCGGCGATTGCACTTGCTGCGCTCTTGCACCTGCTCCTGACCAGAACGACGTTCGGCCGGATACTCTATCTGATCGGCGATAACGCTCGAGCAGCCATGGTTGCCGGAAGGAATGTCAAGCTGCACCTGTTCCTCGCCTATTCGGGTTGCGGTGCGATCGCGGCCCTGGCTGGGCTGATGATGACTGCCGGAACGGGATCCGGCGAGCCGAACCTGGGAACGAGCCTCGTGCTCAACAGCATCGCAGCCGCTGTCGTCGGCGGGGCCTCGTTGCGCGGCGGCGTCGGTTCCGTGCAGGCCCCGATCCTTGGTGCCTTGCTTGTGACGATCGTGTCCGTAGGGATGAATCTTGCGCAGATAGACGGGTCGCTGCAATCCGTCATCATCGGTTTCATTGTCATTGTTGCCGCCTTTACAGGAACGATTGGCGAGAAGCTGCGCCGTTAG
- a CDS encoding XdhC family protein: MSKTSLVLDPLMTAEEWKMNGRDVAIATVIETWGSAPRPVGSHLAIDREGNFEGSVSGGCVETAVIAEAIDVIGDGKAKMLEFGVADEAAWRAGLSCGGRIRVYVERLG, encoded by the coding sequence ATGAGCAAAACGTCTCTCGTGCTTGATCCGCTGATGACGGCAGAAGAGTGGAAGATGAACGGCCGCGACGTCGCGATTGCGACCGTGATAGAAACCTGGGGTTCGGCGCCACGCCCGGTCGGCAGCCATCTTGCGATCGACAGAGAAGGTAATTTCGAAGGCTCGGTCTCAGGTGGCTGCGTCGAAACTGCAGTGATCGCTGAAGCAATCGACGTCATCGGCGACGGCAAGGCGAAGATGCTGGAATTCGGCGTTGCCGACGAAGCGGCCTGGCGTGCCGGTCTTTCGTGTGGCGGTCGCATCCGTGTTTATGTCGAAAGGCTCGGTTAA
- a CDS encoding XdhC family protein — MDVTHLARLNAARLSRVAVVLVTDLETGTHRLVAEGDGFDGAITAAIASVFRSGRSGIVEANGKLFFLNVYLPPPRIVIIGAVHISQLLAQFAALAGFDVRIIDPRTAFATPERFAGIDLRVDWPVDALKKGKLDVHTALVAVAHDPKIDDFPIAEAIRTGCFYVGALGSTKTHTARLERLKAEGFAGAELARINSPIGLNIGAESPAEIAVAILAQVIEALRSRDATSPKGDKR; from the coding sequence ATGGATGTCACCCATCTGGCCCGTCTCAACGCCGCCCGGCTTTCCCGGGTCGCCGTGGTGCTAGTCACCGATCTTGAGACAGGCACCCATCGCCTTGTCGCAGAGGGCGACGGGTTCGATGGTGCGATCACCGCGGCGATTGCCAGTGTGTTCCGTTCAGGCCGCTCGGGGATCGTCGAAGCGAATGGCAAGTTGTTCTTCCTGAATGTCTATCTTCCGCCTCCACGGATCGTCATTATTGGCGCCGTGCACATCAGCCAGCTGCTGGCGCAGTTTGCGGCACTTGCAGGCTTCGACGTGAGGATTATCGATCCCCGCACTGCTTTTGCCACCCCCGAGCGCTTTGCTGGTATCGATCTAAGGGTAGACTGGCCCGTGGATGCACTGAAGAAGGGTAAGCTCGATGTTCACACCGCGCTTGTCGCTGTAGCGCATGATCCAAAGATCGATGACTTCCCAATCGCCGAAGCAATCCGCACAGGCTGTTTCTATGTCGGCGCCCTCGGCAGCACGAAGACCCATACTGCGCGCCTGGAGCGGTTGAAAGCAGAAGGCTTTGCCGGTGCCGAGCTTGCGCGGATCAACAGTCCGATCGGCCTCAACATCGGCGCTGAAAGTCCGGCAGAGATCGCCGTTGCGATATTGGCGCAGGTCATCGAGGCGCTGCGTTCGCGCGACGCGACCTCACCGAAGGGTGACAAACGATGA
- a CDS encoding NTP transferase domain-containing protein yields MKFGEFPVAEAEGLVLAHSIKLPDGTLQKGQAVAVDDIVRLARAGIERIVAARIEDGDLSEDEAALRLAQAIRSDRLCFSEAATGRVNVYARARGLFIVNKEVVDRVNRVDPAITVACLADHSLVNAGDMVATFKIIPLAVPDSKVQAACAALRNGTAFEMKPFLEHAVSLIATELPSLKTSVMDKTAGILGRRLAAFGNRLFREKRVSHERHALAGAIKEVIAIEDKPPKLIIVFGASAVIDEADVIPEAIRRAGGQVLSVGMPVDPGNLMVLGRIGETYVVGAPGCARSPRENGFDWMLHRILAGEKPDSADVTGLGVGGLLSEIETRPRPRDGRERRYAEACVAIVLLAAGKASRMGESGAHKLLAQFGGLPLVRRSAMTALESDAASVAVVTGHRRAEIEAALSGLAITAVENPDYGSGMASSLIAGFSAKDARDADGVLVMLADMPFVSAADLNALIAAFRECEGRAIVRAVSRGKRGNPVILPHSLRAAIFRLEGDVGARHITETSGLPIIDVDIGDAAHLDVDTPEAVTAAGGLLRD; encoded by the coding sequence ATGAAGTTCGGCGAGTTCCCCGTCGCCGAAGCCGAGGGATTGGTTCTTGCCCATTCGATCAAGCTGCCGGATGGCACGCTTCAGAAAGGCCAAGCCGTCGCGGTAGACGATATCGTAAGGCTCGCTCGGGCGGGAATCGAGCGGATCGTCGCCGCCCGCATCGAGGATGGCGATCTCAGCGAGGATGAGGCTGCGTTACGTCTGGCACAAGCGATCAGGTCTGATCGCTTGTGCTTTTCGGAAGCCGCGACTGGGCGCGTCAATGTCTATGCCAGGGCACGCGGCCTCTTCATTGTGAACAAGGAAGTTGTCGATCGGGTGAACCGCGTTGACCCTGCCATTACCGTCGCTTGTCTTGCTGATCATTCGCTGGTCAATGCTGGCGACATGGTGGCGACGTTCAAGATCATTCCGCTCGCCGTGCCGGACTCCAAGGTGCAGGCCGCATGCGCGGCGTTGCGCAACGGAACGGCCTTCGAGATGAAGCCCTTTCTAGAGCACGCCGTCTCTCTGATCGCGACCGAGCTTCCGTCGCTGAAAACCTCGGTGATGGACAAGACGGCCGGAATACTGGGGCGGCGGCTGGCTGCTTTCGGAAACCGACTTTTCCGGGAGAAACGTGTGTCGCATGAGCGCCATGCGTTGGCCGGGGCGATTAAGGAGGTAATCGCTATCGAAGACAAGCCGCCGAAGCTCATAATCGTCTTTGGCGCTTCGGCGGTGATCGACGAAGCGGATGTCATTCCCGAGGCGATCCGTCGGGCGGGAGGCCAAGTGCTCAGCGTTGGGATGCCGGTCGATCCCGGCAATCTCATGGTGCTCGGCCGCATCGGCGAGACCTATGTCGTCGGCGCGCCGGGCTGCGCGCGCAGCCCAAGAGAGAACGGCTTCGATTGGATGCTGCACCGTATACTAGCGGGCGAAAAGCCCGATAGCGCCGATGTGACCGGCCTGGGTGTCGGAGGGCTGTTGTCGGAAATTGAGACCCGGCCGCGGCCGCGTGACGGGCGCGAGCGGCGCTATGCAGAGGCATGCGTCGCCATTGTGCTTCTTGCGGCCGGAAAGGCGAGCCGGATGGGTGAAAGCGGCGCGCACAAGCTGCTGGCGCAATTTGGGGGATTGCCGTTGGTCCGGCGCTCTGCCATGACGGCCCTCGAGTCAGATGCGGCATCTGTTGCGGTCGTCACGGGACATCGCAGAGCAGAGATAGAGGCCGCGCTCTCGGGGCTTGCCATTACGGCTGTGGAAAATCCTGACTACGGATCCGGCATGGCAAGTTCGCTGATTGCCGGTTTCTCCGCCAAGGACGCGCGCGATGCTGATGGCGTTCTGGTCATGCTGGCCGATATGCCTTTCGTCTCAGCTGCTGATCTCAATGCTTTGATTGCCGCCTTTCGCGAGTGCGAGGGTCGCGCCATCGTTCGCGCGGTGTCTCGTGGCAAGCGCGGCAATCCTGTCATCCTGCCGCATTCGTTGCGCGCAGCCATCTTCCGGCTTGAGGGCGACGTCGGCGCACGGCATATCACCGAGACATCCGGTCTGCCAATCATCGACGTCGATATCGGCGACGCGGCACATCTGGACGTCGACACACCCGAAGCGGTGACCGCTGCAGGCGGATTGTTGAGGGACTAG
- a CDS encoding invasion associated locus B family protein, whose protein sequence is MFVKSIVSALALTLVMAGVATAQQAAPNRIQQFQAWGAYSYKSGNSTVCYVLSVPTAKQPASVDHGDNFFIVSQRPGQNISYEPQAMMGYTVKENSKINVVIDNKTFVMFTKDKAGWVENAAQEPALVAAMKTGHSMTVNAVSRKGTGTSYSYSLSGISAALKQIESCK, encoded by the coding sequence ATGTTTGTAAAAAGTATCGTATCCGCTCTCGCACTCACCCTTGTTATGGCCGGAGTTGCGACAGCGCAGCAGGCCGCGCCGAACCGCATCCAGCAGTTCCAGGCATGGGGCGCCTACTCCTACAAGTCGGGCAACAGCACCGTCTGCTACGTGCTGTCCGTTCCGACGGCAAAGCAGCCGGCAAGTGTCGACCATGGCGACAACTTCTTCATCGTCTCGCAGCGTCCGGGCCAGAACATCTCCTATGAGCCGCAGGCGATGATGGGCTATACGGTGAAGGAAAATTCGAAGATCAATGTCGTCATCGACAACAAAACCTTCGTGATGTTCACCAAGGACAAGGCCGGCTGGGTCGAGAATGCCGCGCAGGAGCCGGCCCTGGTCGCCGCGATGAAGACCGGCCATTCGATGACGGTGAATGCCGTCTCGCGCAAGGGCACCGGCACCTCCTACAGCTATTCGCTCTCGGGCATCTCGGCGGCGCTGAAGCAGATCGAAAGCTGCAAGTAA
- a CDS encoding sigma-70 family RNA polymerase sigma factor, which translates to MDAEERQRFAALAKAVARDRDQQAFSILFDYFAPRLKAWLMRQKMTSGEAEELVQEIMIVLWHKADLYDATRASLSTWLFRIARNRRIDLQRRTNTRIFDETDPALQPPAEIGAEDIIANDDRDAKIRAAVGQLPEEQRDMLRAAFFLGQSHSEIAESTGLPLGTVKSRIRLAFGKLRKVLEREIA; encoded by the coding sequence ATGGATGCCGAGGAAAGACAGCGTTTCGCTGCCCTCGCGAAGGCCGTCGCCAGGGATCGGGACCAGCAGGCCTTTTCCATCCTGTTCGACTATTTCGCCCCCCGCCTGAAGGCCTGGCTGATGCGCCAGAAAATGACGTCGGGCGAGGCCGAGGAACTGGTGCAGGAGATCATGATCGTGCTCTGGCACAAGGCAGATCTCTACGATGCGACGCGAGCTTCACTCTCGACCTGGCTTTTCCGCATTGCCCGCAATCGCCGCATCGACCTGCAGCGCCGCACCAATACCCGCATCTTCGATGAGACCGACCCGGCCCTGCAGCCGCCGGCCGAGATCGGCGCGGAAGACATCATCGCCAATGACGATCGCGACGCCAAGATACGCGCCGCCGTCGGCCAATTGCCGGAGGAGCAGCGCGACATGCTGCGCGCCGCCTTCTTCCTCGGCCAATCGCATTCGGAGATCGCCGAATCAACCGGGCTGCCGCTCGGCACGGTGAAATCGCGCATCCGGCTTGCTTTCGGCAAGCTTCGCAAGGTGCTGGAACGCGAAATCGCCTGA
- a CDS encoding YkvA family protein — translation MDEVKFGEILLPGDDDTQSRREKTVRQKFWPTFRRAVRQIPFSRDVVAGFYCALDPQTPTKVRGVLLAALAYFVMPIDMIPDVFAVIGFSDDIAVLSAAFAMVRGHIRPGHYEAADRVLADRPEAMKTI, via the coding sequence ATGGACGAGGTTAAATTCGGGGAAATCCTCTTGCCGGGCGACGACGACACCCAGAGCCGGCGCGAGAAGACCGTAAGGCAGAAATTCTGGCCGACGTTCCGGCGGGCGGTGCGACAGATCCCGTTCTCGCGCGATGTGGTCGCCGGTTTCTATTGCGCGCTCGATCCGCAAACGCCGACCAAGGTGCGCGGCGTGCTGCTTGCAGCGCTCGCCTATTTCGTCATGCCGATAGACATGATTCCCGATGTTTTCGCCGTCATCGGCTTTTCCGACGATATCGCCGTGCTCTCGGCTGCCTTCGCCATGGTGCGCGGCCATATCCGGCCCGGCCATTACGAAGCGGCCGACCGCGTTCTCGCCGACCGGCCGGAAGCGATGAAGACGATCTAA
- a CDS encoding 4a-hydroxytetrahydrobiopterin dehydratase, which translates to MKMEKLERTAVEAELAGLAGWALNDAASAISKTFKFSNFIEAFGFMAQAALAAEKLNHHPEWFNVYSRVDVTLNTHDAGGLTELDFKLAKAMEKAAARRVV; encoded by the coding sequence ATGAAAATGGAAAAACTGGAACGGACGGCGGTCGAGGCTGAGCTGGCCGGGCTTGCAGGCTGGGCGCTCAACGATGCGGCCTCCGCGATCTCGAAGACATTCAAGTTTTCAAATTTCATCGAGGCTTTCGGATTCATGGCGCAGGCAGCACTCGCCGCCGAGAAGCTCAACCACCATCCCGAATGGTTCAACGTTTATTCCCGAGTGGATGTGACGCTCAACACGCATGATGCCGGCGGACTGACGGAGCTGGATTTCAAGCTCGCCAAAGCCATGGAGAAGGCTGCGGCGCGACGTGTCGTTTGA
- a CDS encoding low molecular weight protein-tyrosine-phosphatase, translated as MKRISILFVCMGNICRSPLAEGILRQLVAEAGLTGHFTVDSAGTGGWHEGEPPDRRSIATAKSHGIDISGQRARRIRPSDLSDFDLILAMDRQNLAALGKSARPGANIHLFGEIALRTGEDIPDPYYGGPEGFELVYTRLLAGCSSLLETLGVERASCSGNTSSVR; from the coding sequence ATGAAACGCATCAGCATCCTCTTCGTTTGCATGGGCAATATATGCCGTTCTCCGCTCGCGGAGGGAATTCTTCGTCAGCTCGTCGCCGAAGCAGGGTTGACCGGCCATTTTACGGTCGATTCGGCCGGCACCGGCGGCTGGCATGAAGGTGAGCCGCCCGACCGGCGTTCGATCGCCACCGCGAAAAGCCACGGTATCGATATATCAGGACAGCGCGCCCGCCGCATCAGACCGAGCGACCTCTCGGATTTCGACCTGATCCTGGCCATGGACCGGCAAAATCTGGCGGCGCTCGGCAAGAGCGCACGACCTGGGGCAAACATCCATCTCTTTGGTGAGATCGCGCTGAGAACGGGAGAGGATATTCCCGATCCCTATTATGGCGGCCCGGAAGGTTTCGAGCTGGTCTATACCAGGCTCTTGGCCGGCTGCAGCAGTCTGCTCGAAACGCTGGGCGTCGAACGCGCCTCGTGCAGCGGAAACACTTCCTCGGTGAGGTAA
- the thpR gene encoding RNA 2',3'-cyclic phosphodiesterase has translation MPRLFTALEIPRNAAMSLSLLRGGLPGARWIDVENYHITLRFIGDVDGRTADEIVERLDRIDRPEFQFRLEGIGSFGSKKPHSVWAGVSQSPEMYALQGEIERICQRIGLPPDPRKFTPHVTLARLKSSRLDDVVQYLAGRGNFHTATFTAPRFVLLSSRESVGGGPYLTEEVFPLHEARSTPSVSSRLLQPAKSLV, from the coding sequence ATGCCGAGACTGTTTACCGCCCTCGAAATTCCGCGCAATGCGGCGATGAGCCTTTCATTGCTGCGCGGTGGCCTCCCCGGAGCACGATGGATCGATGTGGAGAATTACCACATCACCCTGCGCTTCATCGGTGATGTCGACGGCCGCACGGCCGATGAAATCGTCGAACGCCTCGACCGGATCGACCGGCCGGAATTCCAGTTCAGGCTCGAAGGTATCGGTTCCTTCGGCTCGAAGAAACCACATTCGGTCTGGGCCGGCGTTTCGCAATCGCCTGAAATGTATGCCCTGCAGGGTGAGATCGAGCGCATCTGCCAGCGCATCGGCCTGCCGCCGGATCCGCGCAAATTCACGCCGCATGTGACGCTGGCCCGGCTCAAATCCTCGCGGCTCGACGATGTCGTGCAATATCTGGCGGGTCGCGGCAATTTCCATACGGCGACCTTCACTGCGCCGCGCTTCGTGCTGCTGTCGTCGCGCGAATCGGTCGGCGGTGGTCCTTACCTCACCGAGGAAGTGTTTCCGCTGCACGAGGCGCGTTCGACGCCCAGCGTTTCGAGCAGACTGCTGCAGCCGGCCAAGAGCCTGGTATAG
- a CDS encoding arylesterase, producing the protein MRFKVAALQFTVIAVSLIFAAAANARTINLVGFGDSLMAGYQLPPGDGFPEKLQAALKAKGLDVTIANAGVSGDTTTAGLARIDWSVPDGTDGVILELGANDALRGVPPEESEKNLDQMITRLKERGIAVLLAGIIAPPNMGADYAARFNPIYQKLSEKHKLPLYAFFLDGVALEAGLKLDDGMHPNARGVDVMVEKMEPAVTNFVETISSVKK; encoded by the coding sequence ATGAGATTTAAAGTTGCCGCGCTTCAATTCACCGTCATCGCCGTTTCGCTGATCTTTGCCGCTGCAGCCAATGCCCGGACGATCAATCTCGTCGGTTTTGGGGACAGTTTGATGGCGGGCTATCAGCTGCCGCCCGGCGACGGTTTTCCGGAAAAGCTGCAGGCGGCCCTGAAGGCAAAGGGTCTCGACGTCACCATTGCCAATGCCGGGGTCTCCGGCGACACGACGACGGCAGGTCTTGCGCGCATCGACTGGTCGGTGCCCGACGGCACCGATGGGGTCATTCTCGAGCTTGGCGCCAACGATGCGTTGCGCGGCGTCCCGCCGGAGGAGAGCGAGAAGAATCTCGATCAAATGATTACCCGGCTAAAGGAGCGTGGGATTGCCGTGCTGCTCGCCGGTATCATAGCGCCGCCGAACATGGGAGCGGATTATGCCGCACGATTCAATCCGATCTATCAGAAACTCTCGGAAAAACATAAGCTTCCACTCTATGCCTTCTTTCTTGACGGCGTCGCGCTGGAGGCTGGGTTGAAGCTCGACGACGGCATGCATCCAAATGCGAGAGGGGTCGACGTCATGGTCGAAAAGATGGAGCCTGCTGTCACAAATTTCGTCGAAACGATTTCTTCTGTGAAGAAATAG
- a CDS encoding ABC transporter ATP-binding protein: MAKTIIELKGADLTLGSAAASVHVLKGIDLDVAAGESVGIVGPSGSGKSTLLMVLAGLEKLDSGEININDTPLHALSEDQVADFRGRNIGIVFQSFHLIANMTALENVAVPLELANVGNAFEIAHRELNSVGLGERLNHYPGQLSGGEQQRVAIARALAPSPALLIADEPTGNLDTETGRQIADLLFAKQAERGMTLLLVTHDVSLANRCSRQIRVRSGRIEGDSAARRSEAAIA; this comes from the coding sequence TTGGCAAAAACCATCATCGAGTTGAAGGGTGCCGATCTCACCCTTGGCAGTGCGGCCGCCTCCGTCCATGTGCTGAAGGGCATCGATCTCGATGTCGCGGCCGGCGAATCCGTCGGCATCGTCGGCCCGTCCGGTTCCGGCAAGTCCACCCTGCTGATGGTGCTTGCCGGTCTGGAGAAGCTCGACAGCGGCGAAATCAACATCAACGACACGCCGCTCCACGCGCTGAGCGAGGATCAGGTGGCGGATTTCCGCGGCCGCAACATCGGCATCGTCTTCCAGTCCTTCCACCTGATCGCCAATATGACAGCGCTGGAGAACGTCGCCGTGCCGCTGGAACTCGCCAATGTCGGCAACGCCTTCGAGATCGCCCATCGCGAGCTGAATTCGGTCGGCCTCGGTGAACGGCTGAACCATTATCCCGGTCAGCTTTCCGGCGGCGAACAGCAGCGCGTGGCGATCGCCAGGGCGCTCGCCCCCTCGCCCGCTTTGCTGATCGCCGACGAGCCCACCGGTAATCTCGACACCGAGACCGGCCGCCAGATCGCCGACCTTCTGTTCGCCAAGCAGGCAGAACGCGGCATGACCCTGCTTCTCGTCACCCACGACGTCTCGCTTGCCAACCGCTGCTCGCGCCAGATCCGCGTCCGTTCCGGCAGGATCGAAGGCGACAGCGCCGCCCGCCGCAGCGAGGCTGCGATCGCATGA